A stretch of the Uranotaenia lowii strain MFRU-FL chromosome 3, ASM2978415v1, whole genome shotgun sequence genome encodes the following:
- the LOC129755760 gene encoding uncharacterized protein LOC129755760 has product MKTRTRIGTWNVLTLAQQGKLEQLAREASRLKLEILGLSEVRWPNTGEHKTQSGQVLLYSGIRGEHATRERGVGFLLSPQAYAALIRWEPINERIIVARFRTRVRNLTMVQCYAPTDVADLQEKEQFYSQLNSVVEKIPKGDIQIHLGDFNAKIGSDNQDLERIMGRHGLGQMSENGELFVEFCGNNNMVIGGSLFPHRPAHKVTWVSRDGRTENQIDHICISRKWRRSLLDVRNKRSADIASDHHLVLGEIRLRVARVQRREEKVGCRYDVRRLENPEVKRAYVEELESRASELLTDGTVEEQWCEIKNAFITTSHGTLGKVCGRRSEWMSDETWRMVDDRRKAKVGIEQACTGSAKAAARLRYAELEKAVKRACRRDKRAWTNSLAEEGERAAANGDIRLLYDISRRLSGARINARMPLKDRAGQLLTDRTDQLKRWTEHFEQLFRITHSDGQQNPQLEAPTVSRINGVNSEAPSLAEIEAAIKNMKSNKAPGIDCIPAEMLKADPALSAQMLHRLYAEIWDTATFPADWMQGILVKVPKKGDLTECGNW; this is encoded by the coding sequence atgaaaacacggacacgaattggaacttggaacgttttaacccttgcccaacaaggcaaactggaacaactggctagagaggctagccgcctcaaacttgaaattctgggactgagcgaagtccgttggcctaatactggagaacacaagacacaatccgggcaagtcctgctttactctggcatacgaggagaacatgctactcgggaacgaggagttggtttcctgttaagcccgcaggcctacgcggccctcattagatgggaaccgataaacgaaagaataatcgtagccagattcagaacacgggttagaaaccttacaatggtccagtgttatgcgccaactgacgttgccgacttgcaggagaaagagcagttttacagtcaactgaacagcgtggtagagaaaattccgaagggtgacattcaaatccacttgggcgacttcaacgcaaagattggctccgacaatcaggaccttgagcgcatcatggggcgccatggtctaggacagatgagcgaaaacggagagctgtttgtagaattttgtggcaacaacaacatggtgatcggtggatcgctcttcccccatcgaccagcacataaagtcacttgggtatcccgagatggccgaacagaaaatcaaattgaccacatctgcatcagccgaaaatggagaaggagccttcttgatgttcgcaacaaacgaagcgcagacattgcatctgaccatcacctcgtccttggcgagatacgactgagagttgcgcgtgtccaacggcgcgaggagaaagtcgggtgtcgatacgacgtccgccggttggagaatccagaggtgaaaagggcatacgttgaagagctagaatcccgagcctcggagctgctgacagacggaacagtcgaagaacagtggtgtgaaatcaagaatgcctttatcacgacgagccatggtactctcggtaaagtttgtggaagaaggagtgaatggatgtcagatgaaacttggaggatggtcgatgatcggagaaaggcgaaagtcggaattgagcaggcatgtaccgggtcagccaaagcagccgcccgcttacgatatgcggagctggaaaaggcagttaaacgagcttgtagacgagacaagagagcctggacaaactccctagccgaagagggagaaagagccgccgccaatggagatatccgattactatatgacatttctcgccgcctcagtggtgcgaggattaatgcaagaatgccgctgaaagaccgagcaggtcagttattgaccgatcgaacagatcagctcaaacgatggactgagcacttcgaacaactcttccgaatcacgcatagcgatggccaacagaacccgcagctcgaagcgccaacagtgagtcgcataaatggcgtcaactcggaagcgccctcgctggctgaaatagaagcggcaatcaaaaacatgaaatccaacaaagcacctgggatcgattgcatccctgctgaaatgctgaaagccgaccctgccctatcagcacaaatgttgcaccgtctttacGCTGaaatctgggatactgcaacattcccggccgactggatgcagggtatcctcgtaaaagtCCCAAAGAAAGgggacctgacagagtgcggtaactggtga